A stretch of the Aegilops tauschii subsp. strangulata cultivar AL8/78 chromosome 4, Aet v6.0, whole genome shotgun sequence genome encodes the following:
- the LOC109731659 gene encoding uncharacterized protein, which translates to MVKLATAREARLYGQALAVRRWEYINADAYMFGTLLLAAGLAALCASEGGVGATDAGLAVAGVALAVVAAVNAHDLGAHLAGVDCHVGLARFDPQLGIVEFLAPALHAAGCVLAIVSLALQLFSQGDKLERRAAAPACAGAAPARTAAASARVAVASTRAFPLRRGLSSRRGLSPLRCSSSNPSSRPRLPSPSARSPARRRPPSPLLQRPPPYHQPTQPPPWIPFCLLPLSLVGMTGTKAAR; encoded by the exons ATGGTGAAGCTGGCGACGGCGAGGGAGGCGCGGCTGTACGGGCAGGCGCTGGCGGTGCGGCGGTGGGAGTACATCAACGCCGACGCGTACATGTTCGGCACCCTGCTCCTGGCCGCGGGGCTCGCGGCGCTGTGCGCGTCCGAGGGCGGCGTCGGCGCCACGGACGCCGGGCTCGCCGTGGCTGGCGTGGCGCTGGCGGTGGTGGCGGCCGTGAACGCGCACGACCTGGGCGCGCACCTCGCCGGCGTGGACTGCCACGTCGGGCTCGCCCGGTTCGACCCCCAGCTCGGCATCGTCGAGTTCCTCGCGCCCGCGCTCCATGCCGCAGGCTGCGTCCTCGCCATCGTCAGCCTCGCGCTGCAGCTCTTCTCCCAG GGCGACAAGCTGGAGAGGCGCGCCGCGGCCCCCGCTTGCGCCGGAGCTGCCCCTGCTCGCACCGCCGCGGCATCTGCTCGTGTCGCCGTGGCCTCTACTCGCGCCTTCCCTCTCCGCCGCGGCCTCTCCTCGCGTCGTGGCCTCTCCCCCCTCCGCTGCAGCAGCTCGAACCCCAGCAGCCGACCGCGCCTTCCCTCGCCGTCGGCCAGATCCCCCGCCCGGCGCCGTCCCCCTTCCCCCCTCCTCCAGCGACCTCCCCCTTACCATCAACCCACTCAGCCGCCGCCATGGATCCCTTTCTGTCTCCTCCCTCTTTCACTCGTGGGGATGACGGGAACCAAGGCGGCGCGTTGA
- the LOC109731635 gene encoding uncharacterized protein — MDERVALSGSGGSSSSSPRRAPLRSLLVPVVGSALGPLGPSGPSVPAAGDAPWRTKRGRRERARPARPRAPFRPLGRRRTRGCRRASSAVATTAGRMTTSCGSARTRPSAFAAMAPGTAPGTARCGVAPRPVAAPPGRMLVGSVSPLRFRPCLGRRWAGKVEEPSCCYLERSEEMERLEAELARAVVVSIVGNRPAVDLASAAKALHAAFDVGPASMSIRAFFPEDFLVLCDSIHLRQRMADRGRADDPGFSLSLRPWIRQAQATAVNLPFLVPLDLIGVPANAWTRRTADVILDGYGYVVDVAEETSSRNDMSHFRVWLRTADICRIPSRKLLFVEEPALPPAPAARSRPRVFSRARAGTLRSHRNPSGGRPPGGASPTAASLFATAASATFPAV; from the coding sequence ATGGATGAGCGCGTGGCCCTTTCGGGATCCGGTGGATCCAGCTCCAGCTCCCCCCGACGCGCCCCCCTGCGCTCGCTGCTGGTGCCGGTGGTGGGCTCCGCCTTGGGCCCCCTGGGGCCGAGTGGCCCGTCGGTGCCTGCGGCCGGAGACGCGCCGTGGCGGACGAAGCGGGGGCGCCGGGAGCGTGCTCGCCCGGCGCGTCCGCGCGCACCCTTCCGGCCCCTAGGCCGCCGCCGCACTCGCGGATGCCGGCGCGCTTCTTCGGCTGTTGCTACAACTGCGGGGAGGATGACCACATCTTGCGGGAGTGCACGAACCCGACCAAGTGCGTTCGCTGCGATGGCGCCGGGCACAGCTCCAGGGACTGCCCGCTGCGGCGTGGCTCCTCGTCCGGTGGCAGCTCCCCCAGGCCGCATGCTCGTCGGCAGCGTGTCTCCTCTCCGTTTCCGCCCGTGTCTTGGTCGTCGCTGGGCGGGGAAGGTGGAGGAGCCGTCCTGCTGCTATCTAGAGCGCTCTGAGGAGATGGAGCGGCTGGAGGCGGAGCTCGCGCGCGCGGTCGTGGTCTCCATCGTCGGGAACCGCCCTGCGGTGGATCTGGCCAGTGCGGCGAAGGCCCTTCATGCCGCGTTCGACGTCGGGCCGGCGTCCATGTCCATCCGTGCCTTCTTCCCAGAGGACTTTCTGGTGCTTTGCGACTCCATTCACCTACGACAGCGCATGGCGGACCGTGGTCGGGCGGACGACCCTGGGTTCTCGCTGTCGCTCCGGCCCTGGATTCGGCAGGCGCAGGCCACGGCGGTAAATCTCCCCTTCCTCGTCCCGCTTGACCTCATCGGCGTGCCGGCCAATGCGTGGACGCGGCGGACGGCGGACGTCATCTTAGACGGCTATGGATACGTGGTGGACGTGGCGGAGGAAACGTCGAGCCGCAACGACATGTCTCACTTCCGCGTCTGGCTTCGCACGGCGGACATCTGCCGCATTCCGTCCCGCAAGCTCCTCTTCGTGGAGGAGCCGGCCCTGCCTCCCGCGCCGGCGGCGCGGAGCCGACCGCGGGTGTTCTCTCGGGCCCGTGCCGGCACTCTGCGATCCCATCGAAATCCGTCGGGTGGGCGACCTCCCGGCGGCGCCTCGCCCACCGCAGCCTCCCTCTTCGCCACGGCCGCCTCCGCCACCTTCCCCGCCGTCTGA
- the LOC141021930 gene encoding uncharacterized protein, giving the protein MELKEACLIGRRYTWSNERNRPTLEKIDRWFSTADWDSGHPGHLLQALSSSISDHCPLLMSTNVSFHRKSRFHFQSYWPSLSGFHDVVARSWNSLPPKANPFVDLFLRLKATAKVLARWNQAKVGNIKEQMLLANELIPCFDQAMDSRPLSSGETWLRK; this is encoded by the coding sequence ATGGAGCTCAAGGAAGCATGTCTCATTGGACGGCGCTATACGTGGAGCAACGAGAGGAATCGCCCTACCCTGGAAAAAATCGACCGCTGGTTCTCCACGGCAGATTGGGACTCCGGGCACCCAGGGCACCTGTTGCAAGCCTTGTCCTCCTCCATCTCCGATCACTGCCCGTTACTCATGTCAACCAACGTCTCGTTCCATCGCAAATCGCGGTTCCACTTCCAGAGCTACTGGCCTTCTCTTTCCGGGTTCCATGATGTCGTGGCAAGGAGTTGGAACTCGCTGCCTCCGAAGGCCAACCCCTTCGTGGATCTTTTTTTGCGTCTAAAGGCCACTGCAAAGGTGCTGGCCAGGTGGAACCAGGCCAAGGTTGGCAACATCAAGGAGCAGATGTTGCTGGCAAACGAGCTCATCCCGTGCTTCGATCAGGCGATGGACTCAAGGCCTCTGTCGAGCGGAGAAACATGGCTCCGCAAGTAG